The DNA region CTATTTGCAGGTCGAATCCGAACAAACGGCCCAGAGGTGTTGGTTCTGACCAACAGCAAAAGAAGAAGAGATAGAGTTGCGGCATTACAAGCTACGAAAAGGACTCGAACTTCCGGTAGCGGGCGCCCCCGCACAGGAAATTCACGAGGGTCCCGCAGTCAGGACCGTTGCCTTGCTGGGCAGCGACTACCTAGGTTTGAAACCCCGTCTCGCGGTGCAGGAGGGCGATGTGATCGCCGCCGGTTCCCCGGTCTTTGCCCATAAGGACACGCCTGATGTGCAGGTGGTCTCGCCGGTGTCGGGCCGCGTCAAAGCGGTGAACCGTGGCGCCCGTCGGGTGCTGGTCAGCGTCGAGATCGAAGTGGATGCCGCAGCGGCTGATCCGGTGGATTTTTCCGCGCTCGGCGATGTCGCCACGGCTGAAGGTCTGGCAAAACGTCTCTGCGCGGCAGGTCTGTGGACCTCGTTCCGCACCCGGCCCTACTCCAAGGTGCCCGCATCCGATACGCGCCCGGCGGCGATCTATGTGACGGCGATGGAATCAGAGCCACTGGCAGCGGATGCCAGCGTCATCATCAATCAGGCGGCCGATGACTTTGCGGCGGGGCTCAAGGCCATCGCCAAGCTGAGCGCGGGCAATACCTATCTCTGCCAATCCGGTGACGCCTCGATCCCCAGTGCCGAAGGTGTTGAGGTGGTTGGCTTTGACGGGCCGCATCCTGCGGGCCTGGCTGGCACCCATATGCATTTCATCGAGCCGCCCACCACGACCAAAACAGTCTGGAGCATTGGCTATCAGGATGTGATCGCCATTGGCCGTCTGCTGGGTACTGGTCGGGTCAGCGGCGAACGCATTGTTGCCCTGTCGGGACCGCTGGTCAGCACACCACGTCTGATCCGTACCACGGCTGGTGCGTCGATGGCGGATCTGCTGGCCGGTGAGCTGGACAGCGCTGTGGCGCCGCGGGTGATTTCCGGTTCGATCCTGTCGGGTCGTGCGGGCGCCGGTGCCGATGGCTATCTGGGGCGCTACGCGCGCCAGATTACCGTGATCGAAGAAGACCACAAACAGATTGCCATGGGCTGGATTCGCCCGATGGCGAGCAAATACGCGGTGCAGCCGGTGCTGGGATCGCTGTTCTCGAACAAGCTTTATGCGCTGACATCAAACCTCAATGGCGGACGGCGCGCCATGGTGCCCACCGGCACCTTTGAACAGCTGATGCCGCAGGACTATTTGCCAACGCAGCTTTTGCGCGCGCTTTTGGTGATGGATACCGATCAGGCCCAGGCGCTGGGTGCGCTGGAACTGGACGAAGAAGATCTCGGGCTGGTCGGCTTTGCCTGCCCGGCAAAATACGAATACGGACTGGCGCTGCGCGACAGTCTGACGAAGATCGAAAAGGAGGGATAGTCTCTTGGGTCTCCGTAACTTTTTTGACCGCATCGAGCCGAACTTTAGCAAGGGTGGCAAATGGGAGAAACTGTTCCCCATCTACGAGATGGTGGAAAGCTTCCTCTATACACCAAAGACGGTCACAACGGCTGCGCCCCATGCGCGGTCCTATATCGATATGAAGCGGATCATGACCTATGTGGTCATCGCAACGATCCCCTGCATTCTGTTTGGTCTTTATAACACCGGCCTGCAGGTCAACACCGCGCTTGGCCACTACGAGGCCACGGGCTGGCGCGTTGCCGTGCTGGACGTTCTCGGGGTCGGCTTTGACCCCAGCAAGCCGCTGGTCAATATGGCGCATGGTCTGCTGTATTTCCTGCCGATCTATCTGGTTACGCTGGTGGTTGGCGGCATCTGGGAGGTGATCTTTGCCACCCTGCGCGGCCATGAGGTCAACGAAGGCTTTCTGGTGACCTCGATGCTATTTGCCTTGATCGTTCCAGCCAGTATTCCGCTGTGGCAGGTGGCCCTGGGCATTTCCTTTGGCGTGGTCATCGGCAAAGAGGTCTTTGGCGGCACCGGCAAAAACTTCCTCAACCCTGCCTTGACCGGTCGTGCCTTCCTGTATTTTGCCTATCCGGCCTATATGTCTGGCGACAGCATCTGGACGCCCGTGGATGGGTTCTCCGGCGCCACCGCGCTGGCGGTTTCTGCTTCGGCCGGGTTTGATCAGCTGGCCGCCAATGGGGTGGAGTGGATGGATGCCTTTATCGGCACTATTCAGGGCTCCCTTGGCGAGACCTCGACGCTGGCCTGCCTGATCGGTCTGGCCTTCCTCTTGGTGACCAAGATTGCCAACTGGCGTCTGATCATTGGCTGCATGGCGGGTATGGTGGGTTTCTCGCTGCTGCTCAACACCATTGGGTCCGACAGCAACCCGATGTTTGCAATGCCCTGGTACTGGCATCTGGTTACCGGTGGGTTTGCCTTTGGCATGGTCTTTATGGTCACCGAGCCGGTTTCGGCCAGCCATACCAATATGGGGCGCTATCTCTATGGCGCGCTGATTGGCTTCATGGTGGTGATGATCCGGGTGATCAACCCGGCCTTCCCCGAAGGCATGATGCTGGCCATCCTGTTTGGCAACGTCTTTGCGCCGCTGATCGACTATTTTGTCATTCAGGCCAATATCAAACGGAGAGCGAAGCGTCATGTCTGAGCAAACCAACAAAGGCGCGATCCAGCGCTTCCTTGAGGCCTCGCCCGATTCCACCGGCAAAACCCTGTTTGTCGCCGTGGTGCTCTGCCTCTGTGCCTCGATGATCGTTTCGGCGGCGGCAGTGGCGCTGCGCCCGACGCAGGAAGCCAACAAGCTGAAAGACAAGCAGATCAATATTCTGCAGGTCGCAGGCCTATATGAACCCGGCGTCAATGTGACCGAGGCCTTTGGCGCCTCCTTTGAGCCGCGCATTCTGGAGCTGGCCACCGGTCGGTTTACCGACGATTTTGATGTGGCCACATTTGACGACCGCGCCGCAGCGGATGATCCGGCGACCTCGATCAAACTGGACTATGACCCGGCCTCGATCGGGCGGCAGTCAAAATACATGACCGTCTATCTGCTGAAGGATGACGCAGGCGAGATCGACAAGGTGATCCTGCCGCTGCATGGCTATGGTCTGTGGTCGACGCTTTATGGCTTTATCGCGGTGGAAGAAAACGGCAATGACATCTTTGGTCTGCAATTTTACAGCCACGCCGAAACCCCCGGTCTGGGCGCCGAGGTGGACAACCCGCGCTGGAAGGCCCTGTGGAAGGGCAAACATCTGACGGATGCGGCTGGTGAGCTGCAAATCACCGTGGCCAAGACCGCGCCCGCCGCTGGCAAAGAGTTCCATGTGGATGCGCTGTCAGGGGCAACGCTGACCTCGGCTGGTGTCGACAACCTGGTGCGCTTCTGGATGGGCGAAACCGGGTATGCGCCGTTCCTTGCCAATCTCAAAGCAGGAGATATCTGATGTCCCAGACACGTAGGGAAATGCTGCTCGACCCATTGGTCGACAATAACCCGATCACCCTGCAGGTGCTTGGCATCTGTTCTGCCCTGGCGGTGACCTCCTCGCTGAAAGTGGCGCTGGTGATGACCATCGCGGTGACGCTGGTCACGGCCTTTTCGTCCATGTTCATCTCGGTGCTGCGCAACCAGATCCCCAGCTCGATCCGCATTATTGTGCAGATGGTGATCATTGCATCCTTGGTGATCCTGGTGGATCAGGTGCTCAAGGCCTATGCCTTTGAAATCTCCAAAACCCTGTCGGTTTTTGTGGGTCTGATCATTACCAACTGTATCGTCATGGGCCGGGCCGAAGCCTTTGCCATGAAGAACCCGCCGGTGGCCTCCTTCATCGACGGCATCGGCAATGGCCTGGGCTATGGGTTTATCCTGATGCTGGTTGGTTTTTTCCGCGAGCTGTTTGGCGCGGGCTCGTTGTTTGGGGTGACCATTCTGGAAACCGTGAACAACGGTGGCTGGTATGTGCCAAACGGGTTGCTGCTGCTGCCGCCCTCTGCCTTCTTCGTTATCGGTCTTTTGATCTGGGCCTTCCGCACCTGGAAACCCGAACAGGTGGAAGAGCGTGAACATAAAATTCAAGTCGTAGAGGCCCACTGATGGAAGCGCTCCTCTCCCTCGCGGTCAAGGCGATCTTTGTTGAGAACCTGGCCCTCTCCTTCTTTCTTGGCATGTGTACCTTCATCGCCGTTTCCAAGAAGATTTCGACCGCTATTGGCCTGGGGATCTCGGTGATGATCGTGCAGGCGATCACCGTGCCGGCCAACAACCTGATCCTGACCTACCTGCTGGCGCCTGGCGCGCTGGGGTGGGCGGGTTTTCCCGATGTGGATCTGACCTTTCTGGGGCTGATTTCCTATATTGGCGTCATCGCGGCGCTGGTGCAGATCCTTGAGATGGTTTTGGATAAATACTTCCCGCCGCTTTACAACGCGCTGGGGATCTTCCTGCCGCTGATCACCGTGAACTGCGCCATCCTGGGGGGCTCGCTCTTCATGGTGGAACGCGACTATGGCTTTGCCGAGGCGGCGACCTATGGCCTGTCTTCCGGCTTTGGCTGGGCGCTGGCAATTACCGCCATGGCCGGTGTGCGCGAAAAGCTGAAATATTCTGACATTCCTGATGGTCTGCAGGGTCTTGGCATCACCTTCATTACTGCGGGTTTGATGGCTATGGCCTTCATGTCCTTCAGTGGCGTGAAACTGTAAGGGGCTGGCACAATGGCTACTTTTGGACTTGGCATTGTCCTTTTTACCCTGATCGTTCTGGCGCTTGTCAGCATCATCATCGCGGCCCGTTCCAAGCTGGTCTCTACCGGCAATGTGAACATCACCATCAATGGCGAAAAAACCATTTCCGTACCTGCCGGTGGTAAGCTGCTGCAGACGCTGGCGGCGGAAAAGCTGTTTGTCCCCTCGGCCTGTGGCGGCGGCGGCACCTGTGCCCAGTGTCGGGTGCGGGTGCACTCTGGGGGCGGATCCATTCTGCCCACCGAAGAGGGCCATATCACCAAGCGCGAAGCCAGCTGCGGCGACCGTCTGTCCTGTCAGGTCGCGGTCAAGCAGGACATGGAAGTGGAAGTGCCCGAAGAAGTGTTCGGCGTCAAAAAGTGGGAATGCACCGTGCGTTCCAACGAAAACGTCGCCACCTTCATCAAGGCGCTTATTCTGGATCTGCCCGAAGGCGAGGATGTGAACTTCCGCGCTGGTGGCTATATCCAGATCGAGGCCCCGGCCCATGCGCTGAAATACACCGACTTTGACATCGAAGAAGACTACCGCGCCGATTGGGACCGCTTTAACCTGTGGCAGTATGAATCGGTTGTCACTGAACCGGTAGAACGCGCCTATTCCATGGCCAACTATCCGGATGAAAAGGGCATGATCATGCTCAACGTGCGGGTGGCCTCACCGCCGCCCGGATCTGAGGGCATCCCTGCGGGCATGATGTCGAGCTACATCTTCAACCTGAAACCCGGTGACAAGGTGACGATCTCTGGTCCCTTTGGTGAGTTCTTTGCCCGCGACACCCAGAAAGAGATGGTCTTTATCGGCGGTGGCGCCGGTATGGCGCCCATGCGCAGCCATATCTTTGACCAGCTCAAACGTCTGGAAAACCGCGATCGCAAGATCTCCTTCTGGTACGGCGCGCGCTCCAGGAAAGAGATGTTCTTTGTTGAGGACTTCGACACGCTGGCGGCTGAGTTTGACAACTTTGACTGGCACGTCGCCCTGTCTGACGCGATGCCCGAAGACGAATGGACTGGCTACACCGGGTTTATCCATAACGTGCTGTTTGAAGAGTACCTCAAAAACCACCCGGCGCCGGAAGACTGCGAATATTACATGTGTGGTCCGCCGATCATGAACCAGTCGGTGATCAACATGCTGCTCGATCTTGGTGTCGACCGTGAAGACATCATGCTGGATGATTTTGGCGGCTAGCCTGCTCTGGAAAATTATAAAAAGCGGCTCCTGTGTCAGGGGCCGTTTTTATTTGGCGATGGATTAATGGGCCAGGGTCCTAGGGCAGAGCAGGGGCTGATTTGCCAAGCGCCTTGCGGGCCAGTGCCAGAAAGGCTGCGCGCTCATCTGGCGTCAGCGCCTCCAGCATTTCGCCCTGCATATGTTCCACCAGCGGCAGGACCTCTTCGAACAACGCGCGACCTTTTTCAGTAAGCCGCACCTCGCGGGCGCGCCGGTCCCGCGCGCTGACGCTGCGGGCGACATAGCCCTTGTGATCCAGCCGGTCGATCACGCCGCCAATGGTGGCACGGTCATAGGCGATCTTGGCGGCGACTCCGGCCTGGTCGATCCCGGGGTAGGCGGCAATGGCATCCATGGCTGCAAACTGAACCGGTGTCAGGTCGTGGCCGGCCTCTTGCATCTGTTTTGCAAAGATATGGGTGGAGACCTGATTCAGCCTGCGGATCAGGTGCCCCGCCATATTCTGTACTCGCATCGCCCGTTCCTTTTGCTCTCTAGCGTCGTTTTCTGTGTAATATAGCTGGGTCCCAGATGATAGGAAGTACACATATTAATTTCTTGACTCAATATAGTAAGTACAGATACTAAATAGTGCGACAGCCCTCGGGGGTCTGGTTTCACAGTGAAGGAGCACAGCGATGCAGTTTTACAAAGAGGGTTTTCGAGGCGGCAATCCGGATGTGAAACCTGCGGCACCCGATCGTCGCGCGCGTGGACCCTTTGAGCCCCTGCCGGACCAGGTCGATGTGCTGATTGCCGGTTGTGGCCCGGCGGGGCTGTGCCTGGCAGCGCAGTTGGCGCAGTTTCCCGAAATCAAAACCATGATCGTAGAGCCCAAACCCGGACCCATTGAGAAGGGCCAGGCCGATGGGGTCAACACCCGCACCATGGAGATGTTCCAGGCCTTTGGCTTTGCCGAGACGGTCAAACGGGAAAGCTACTGGGTGAACCAGACAGCCTTCTGGTCACCGGACCCCAAGACCCCGGCGCATATCAGCCGTATTGGCCGGGTGCAGGATGTGCCCGAAGGTTCCTCCGAGATGCCGCACACGCTGATCAACCAGGCGCGGGTACATGAATTGTTCCTGGAGGTGATGAAAAACGCCCCCACCCGGCTGGAGCCGGATTATTCCTGGGCGGTCCGCGATCTGGTGGTTGACGCGGATACCACTGACCACCCGGTCACTGTCACCCTGGAAAACACCGGGGTGAATGCCGGTGAGACCAAAACGCTGCGCGCCAATTATGTGGTTGGCTGCGATGGGGCGCGATCAAAAGTGCGCACAGCGATTGGCGGTGAGCTGCACGGCGATGCGGCCCATCAGGCCTGGGGGGTGATGGATATTCTGGCCAATACCGACTTCCCGGATGTGCGCCAGAAATGTCTGATTACCTCAGCCACAGAGGGCAATATCCTGATCCTGCCCCGCGAAGGTGGATCCCTGTTTCGCATGTATGTGGAGCTGGACAAGCTGAACCCGGATGAACGTGTCTCCAGCCGCAATTTTACCGCTGATGATATGATCGAGGCCGCCAACCGGATTATGCAGCCCTACAGTATCGACGTAAAAGAGGTGGTCTGGTGGTCGATCTACGAGATTGGCCACCGGCTGACCGACCGGTTTGACGATGTGCCCGCGGGGCAGGATCGCACCCCCCGGGTCTTTACCGCAGGTGACGCCTGCCACACCCATAGCCCCAAGGCCGGGCAGGGGATGAATGTCTCGATGCAGGACAGTTTTAACCTTGGCTGGAAACTGGTGCAGGTCTTCAAGGGGCGCTCAGATCCCAGCCTCTTGCGCAGCTACTCGGCTGAACGTTGGGGCGAGGCCAAACGGCTGATCGAGACGGATCACCAATGGGCGCGGATCATGTCGACGCCCCCCGGAGAGTCCCAACTTGATGGCGGCGAGATGCCACGGTTCCAGAAACAATTTGTCGAAAACCTGGAATTCACCGGCGGGTTGGCGGTGAAATACCGCGTTTCTGCGCTGGTTGGGCCTGACACCCATCAGGCATTGGCGCCGGGGTTTGAGATCGGGCGGCGCTTTCACTCCGCCCCGGTGGTCCGGGTGGCGGATGCCATGCAGATGCAGCTGGGTCACGTGGCAGAGGCGGATGGCCGCTGGCGGATCTATGCCTTTGCCGGCCAGAACAGCACTGCGGGATCCGACCTGTATCGGCTGTGTGACTGGCTGATGGCTGACCCTGGTTCGGCTGTGCAAAAATACCGCCGCCGGGATGAGGACATTGATGCGGTGATCGACCTGCGTGCCATCTTCCAGCAGGGCTTTGACGTGCTGCTGGACCAAAAGATGCCCGCGATCCTGAAACCGCTTACAGGTAAGCTGGGGTTGCAGGACCACGAGAAGGTGTTTTGTGTCGATCACAAAGGCGCCGGGGATATTTTTGCGATGCGTGGCGTTGATCGCGATCTGGGTTGCATGGTTGTGGTGCGGCCAGATCAGTATATCGCCCATGTGCTGCCGCTTGATGCCCATCAGGCCCTGGCGAACTTCTTTGATGGGGTGTTTCTGTCGGCCAGCGCCTAGCCGCTGAGTCCGGGCCTTTCAGACCAGTCTTCAGAGCAGCCGTGAATAGTACCCTTTCGCGGGGTGTGAGCGCATCTCGGATACAATGTTTGACTATAATGGTTATGTCGTATAATCAATATGGAAACACATGTTGAACGCAGGGAGTGTCTTACCCCTGTGTGTTTCACCGGGAGGCGATAAATGCTGATTGACGGACAAATTGCGTTGGTGGCAGGTGGCGGCAGCGGCCTTGGGGCGGCTACGGCGCGCCTGTTGGCGGCGCAGGGGGCCAGGGTGGCGATCCTGGATTTTGATATCACCCGTGCCAACG from Pseudophaeobacter arcticus DSM 23566 includes:
- a CDS encoding Na(+)-translocating NADH-quinone reductase subunit A, which codes for MRHYKLRKGLELPVAGAPAQEIHEGPAVRTVALLGSDYLGLKPRLAVQEGDVIAAGSPVFAHKDTPDVQVVSPVSGRVKAVNRGARRVLVSVEIEVDAAAADPVDFSALGDVATAEGLAKRLCAAGLWTSFRTRPYSKVPASDTRPAAIYVTAMESEPLAADASVIINQAADDFAAGLKAIAKLSAGNTYLCQSGDASIPSAEGVEVVGFDGPHPAGLAGTHMHFIEPPTTTKTVWSIGYQDVIAIGRLLGTGRVSGERIVALSGPLVSTPRLIRTTAGASMADLLAGELDSAVAPRVISGSILSGRAGAGADGYLGRYARQITVIEEDHKQIAMGWIRPMASKYAVQPVLGSLFSNKLYALTSNLNGGRRAMVPTGTFEQLMPQDYLPTQLLRALLVMDTDQAQALGALELDEEDLGLVGFACPAKYEYGLALRDSLTKIEKEG
- a CDS encoding NADH:ubiquinone reductase (Na(+)-transporting) subunit B; this translates as MGLRNFFDRIEPNFSKGGKWEKLFPIYEMVESFLYTPKTVTTAAPHARSYIDMKRIMTYVVIATIPCILFGLYNTGLQVNTALGHYEATGWRVAVLDVLGVGFDPSKPLVNMAHGLLYFLPIYLVTLVVGGIWEVIFATLRGHEVNEGFLVTSMLFALIVPASIPLWQVALGISFGVVIGKEVFGGTGKNFLNPALTGRAFLYFAYPAYMSGDSIWTPVDGFSGATALAVSASAGFDQLAANGVEWMDAFIGTIQGSLGETSTLACLIGLAFLLVTKIANWRLIIGCMAGMVGFSLLLNTIGSDSNPMFAMPWYWHLVTGGFAFGMVFMVTEPVSASHTNMGRYLYGALIGFMVVMIRVINPAFPEGMMLAILFGNVFAPLIDYFVIQANIKRRAKRHV
- a CDS encoding Na(+)-translocating NADH-quinone reductase subunit C, whose product is MSEQTNKGAIQRFLEASPDSTGKTLFVAVVLCLCASMIVSAAAVALRPTQEANKLKDKQINILQVAGLYEPGVNVTEAFGASFEPRILELATGRFTDDFDVATFDDRAAADDPATSIKLDYDPASIGRQSKYMTVYLLKDDAGEIDKVILPLHGYGLWSTLYGFIAVEENGNDIFGLQFYSHAETPGLGAEVDNPRWKALWKGKHLTDAAGELQITVAKTAPAAGKEFHVDALSGATLTSAGVDNLVRFWMGETGYAPFLANLKAGDI
- a CDS encoding NADH:ubiquinone reductase (Na(+)-transporting) subunit D; the protein is MSQTRREMLLDPLVDNNPITLQVLGICSALAVTSSLKVALVMTIAVTLVTAFSSMFISVLRNQIPSSIRIIVQMVIIASLVILVDQVLKAYAFEISKTLSVFVGLIITNCIVMGRAEAFAMKNPPVASFIDGIGNGLGYGFILMLVGFFRELFGAGSLFGVTILETVNNGGWYVPNGLLLLPPSAFFVIGLLIWAFRTWKPEQVEEREHKIQVVEAH
- the nqrE gene encoding NADH:ubiquinone reductase (Na(+)-transporting) subunit E — translated: MEALLSLAVKAIFVENLALSFFLGMCTFIAVSKKISTAIGLGISVMIVQAITVPANNLILTYLLAPGALGWAGFPDVDLTFLGLISYIGVIAALVQILEMVLDKYFPPLYNALGIFLPLITVNCAILGGSLFMVERDYGFAEAATYGLSSGFGWALAITAMAGVREKLKYSDIPDGLQGLGITFITAGLMAMAFMSFSGVKL
- the nqrF gene encoding NADH:ubiquinone reductase (Na(+)-transporting) subunit F, translating into MATFGLGIVLFTLIVLALVSIIIAARSKLVSTGNVNITINGEKTISVPAGGKLLQTLAAEKLFVPSACGGGGTCAQCRVRVHSGGGSILPTEEGHITKREASCGDRLSCQVAVKQDMEVEVPEEVFGVKKWECTVRSNENVATFIKALILDLPEGEDVNFRAGGYIQIEAPAHALKYTDFDIEEDYRADWDRFNLWQYESVVTEPVERAYSMANYPDEKGMIMLNVRVASPPPGSEGIPAGMMSSYIFNLKPGDKVTISGPFGEFFARDTQKEMVFIGGGAGMAPMRSHIFDQLKRLENRDRKISFWYGARSRKEMFFVEDFDTLAAEFDNFDWHVALSDAMPEDEWTGYTGFIHNVLFEEYLKNHPAPEDCEYYMCGPPIMNQSVINMLLDLGVDREDIMLDDFGG
- a CDS encoding MarR family winged helix-turn-helix transcriptional regulator is translated as MRVQNMAGHLIRRLNQVSTHIFAKQMQEAGHDLTPVQFAAMDAIAAYPGIDQAGVAAKIAYDRATIGGVIDRLDHKGYVARSVSARDRRAREVRLTEKGRALFEEVLPLVEHMQGEMLEALTPDERAAFLALARKALGKSAPALP
- a CDS encoding FAD-dependent monooxygenase produces the protein MQFYKEGFRGGNPDVKPAAPDRRARGPFEPLPDQVDVLIAGCGPAGLCLAAQLAQFPEIKTMIVEPKPGPIEKGQADGVNTRTMEMFQAFGFAETVKRESYWVNQTAFWSPDPKTPAHISRIGRVQDVPEGSSEMPHTLINQARVHELFLEVMKNAPTRLEPDYSWAVRDLVVDADTTDHPVTVTLENTGVNAGETKTLRANYVVGCDGARSKVRTAIGGELHGDAAHQAWGVMDILANTDFPDVRQKCLITSATEGNILILPREGGSLFRMYVELDKLNPDERVSSRNFTADDMIEAANRIMQPYSIDVKEVVWWSIYEIGHRLTDRFDDVPAGQDRTPRVFTAGDACHTHSPKAGQGMNVSMQDSFNLGWKLVQVFKGRSDPSLLRSYSAERWGEAKRLIETDHQWARIMSTPPGESQLDGGEMPRFQKQFVENLEFTGGLAVKYRVSALVGPDTHQALAPGFEIGRRFHSAPVVRVADAMQMQLGHVAEADGRWRIYAFAGQNSTAGSDLYRLCDWLMADPGSAVQKYRRRDEDIDAVIDLRAIFQQGFDVLLDQKMPAILKPLTGKLGLQDHEKVFCVDHKGAGDIFAMRGVDRDLGCMVVVRPDQYIAHVLPLDAHQALANFFDGVFLSASA